In the Pan paniscus chromosome 19, NHGRI_mPanPan1-v2.0_pri, whole genome shotgun sequence genome, CGGAGACCGACTTCATCGCCGTCACTGCCTACCAGAATGACAAGGTGCGCGCGGCGGGCGGTGGGCTAAGCCCCTGCACTGACTCCCCTCAACACGTGCAGGCCCAACCGTCGGTTCATCGCCCCCGAAGCCCCCTGCACGGGATCCGCGCTCTTGCGGCCCGCCCCCGAGCACCGAGCCTCGCATCCATACGCGCAGCACCCACGGAAGTCCTCAAGGCGCCCTCTCAATCCCACCGCGCGCACACACAGGCTCCCCTGGGGCGAGCGAACAGCTGGGCCGTCGTTCGGATGGAGATGTTTACTTAACAATTAGCTGAGACTCCGGGCCCGCGctgacatttttacattttattcgtTTATTTCTTGGCTCAGGAATGAGAATGTAAATGAAGAGAGGGCGCCCGAGGCAATCTGCCCAGGCTCTACCGATGCTCAGAACCCGGGGCCCAGTTTTCACTCCCTCGGGGGGAGCCAGAGGGTGGGACAGGTGACACAGCCCCCCAAAGCACTCCTGGCTACTGCTCTGGGTCAGTCTAGGCCCCAGACCCCTTGGGAGGCGCTTAGAGAATTACCTTCCAATCAAAGGGCTTTTTCTGCTTGCGGCTTCTCCACCCTTGTTCTAGTGGGGCAGAGCATCACCCCTCTAGGCCTGTGCCCTTGTGCGCCACTGTCGAGTGAAAGAGAGGGTACGAGTGTCCGTGCCGGTCGTTGTGGCTTTGTGAACCAAGGTGTACGCTGGGCTGTGCGTGCCCCGTTTGGGGTGTGTTGGATACCTGTGGAGGCATGTGAATTCGTTTGGTTCCGTAGGCGTTTGTTCTGTCTGTGCACACTTGCGTGTGTGCGAGCCCGTGAGTGTGATTTGGCTTTGTGTGTACCTGCAGCCTTGCGTGTGAACTGCAGTCTCTGTTCGCGCCTGCTCGGGTGCGGAGTCGTTTAACTTGCGCAAGCCCGCGGGCGGGTGTGCATGCTTGGGCTGGTTCCGACACTGTGGCACTGCTTTAGGCCTGTGTGGGGCTGTCTAGGCCTGTCTAGGGATAATTCCTCGAATGAAGCTTTTGGAGGACAGACCCCGTCGCTTTCCGCGAGGCCCTCCCACCGGCCTCAGCTCGGGGCGTCCCATCCCAGGCGGGTGGGTACCAAGTGGACGCTCCCCGGGTCTTCCCTCTGCGGCCAGCACCCGCTGACCTCGGGGTGCCACCGACCACGCTGGAAGAGCCACGGCCTGACTTAGCGCCGCCCCCTTGGTCCCCGCAGATCACACAGCTGAAGATCGACAACAACCCGTTTGCCAAGGGCTTCCGGGACACCGGAAACGGCCGGCGGGAGAAAAGGTGAGAGGCCGAGGACAGCAGCCCTGTGGCGGGTGCCCGCGGGAGCAGCGAgcaggagggatggagggatgggctCCCCGCTGACCTGGTTCCTCCGCTCATCCCCAGGAAGCAGCTGACGCTGCCGTCTCTACGCTTGTACGAGGAGCACTGCAAACCCGAGCGCGATGGCGCGGAGTCAGACGCCTCGTCGTGCGACCCTCCCCCCGCGCGGGAACCACCCACCTCCCCGGGCGCAGCGCCCAGTCCCCTGCGCCTGCACCGGGCCCGAGGTGAGGGTCGGACCGGAGGAGGgacagggaggtggggggggggtccTCAGGTCGCTGGGCTGGTCTTTTCCTGAGCCACCCGCTAACCTGAAAGGCCAGGAAGGAAACGTCAGCGAGTGTCTGGGATGGGGTTTCCGTCCCGGGACTCTCCTACGAGGGCGGTCCCCGGTAGCCAGAAGATCCGGCCGGACTCCGAGCCTGGCCCCTTGGGCGCCGTGTAATTCTATAGCTGTAGGGTTTCCTCTCCAGGGCTGGGTTCCTTCCACTGTAAATCTGGGGTCTTGGATTAGGTGACCTGCAGCTGCCCTTTGCCCGACTCCAGCAGCTCCTCCGACTCGGCCTCCCCGAGAGCAGCCCTTCCCGAGTGTCCCTGATCCTGCTCGTCGGCCTCCGCCCAGGCCCCTGTAATCCGCGCGCCCTCTCCCCGCAGCTGAGGAGAAGTCGTGCGCCGCGGACAGCGACCCGGAGCCTGAGCGGTTGAGCGAGGAGCGTGCGGGGGCGCCGCTAGGCCGCAGCCCGGCTCCAGACAGCGCCAGCCCCACTCGCTTGACCGAACCCGAGCGCGCCCGGGAGCGGCGTAGTCCCGAGAGGGGCAAGGAGCCGGCCGAGAGCGGCGGGGACGGCCCGTTCGGCCTGAGGAGCCTGGAGAAGGAGCGCGCCGAAGCTCGGAGGAAGGACGAGGGGCGCAAGGAGGCGGCCGAGGGCAAGGAGCAGGGCCTGGCGCCGCTGGTGGTGCAGACAGACAGTGCGTCCCCCCTGGGCGCCGGACACCTGCCCGGCCTGGCCTTTTCCAGCCACTTGCACGGGCAGCAGTTCTTTGGGCCGCTGGGAGCCGGCCAGCCGCTCTTCCTGCACCCTGGACAGTTCACCATGGGCCCTGGCGCCTTCTCCGCCATGGGCATGGGTCACCTACTGGCCTCGGTGGCAGGCGGCGGCAACGGCGGAGGTGGCGGGCCTGGGACCGCCGCGGGGCTGGACGCAGGCGGGCTGGGTCCCGCGGCCAGCGCAGCAAGCACCGCCGCGCCCTTCCCGTTCCACCTCTCCCAGCACATGCTGGCATCTCAGGTAAGGCCTGTGACCCCGCGGCAGCGCCAGCGAGGGAGAAGGCCCAGGGAGCTGGCGGCGAGGCCAGCGGAGGGCCCGAGGGGTGCCAGGGTCGCTGGGATCCTCTGGCAGGCAAGAACTCCATCCAGGGGAGGCCCCGGGATGCCCTTTAGGACACCTGGGTTCTGAGAGACGAGGACTGTGTTGTAAGTCCAGGGGCTGGCCAGGGCGCCGCTTCTGACTCCcgtgtgacctttggcaagtccCTGACCCTCTCTGGGCCTGCTTCCTTCCCTATAGCCCCAGCGAGGAGTGCGGTGCCCATCGAGACTCTTCTCACCCTCACAGACCAGGGTCACCCCTGGCTTGTGAAGTCTTCTCTCCTGGCCTCAGGACATTTTTCTTGAGAACAAAGACCCTTGGCTCCCTGTCCATTCTGAAAGGCTAAGGTGGCCAGACAGACAAAGGGAGAAGGAACATTTGCATTATTTTCTGGACAGTTGACCACCAGCCCTCCCAGAGGTCTCTGGCCCCTCCCAGGCCTTCTACGAAGTCCTCTGTCCTGGTGAAGGACAAGGCTGGTCTTTCCCCTACCTTGAGTTCCCAGCACCCCCAGCCACATGTCAGGGATGAGAACTCAGCTCTTCAGGCCCCATTGAAATTCCAAGCTCCCAGGGGAGTGTTGATGAAAATGTGGCTGGGGCACAGTAAGGAGATCCGATGGGGACAGTGGCCTCTTTGGTTGCTTGGGTGGAATATTCCCTGTGGAAAGATTTGGAAtctcttcattcattttcttccctCTGAGGTTTCTGGCAAATTGAACCTCTGAGATCTTATCTCAAGGGAAGGAAAATAGCAGTTCAGGTCTGAGAAAGCTCCTTTGCTTcagaagcaaatattttaaaagttgggtTGGTGGATGGGGGGGGTTGGGAGGCAGGCGATTCTGAAATGAGTTTTACACACAGCTCAGTGTTAGGGTGTGTGGAGTGTTTGAGGTATCACCATCACTCATTGGGGCTCTGGGCTGGAAGGGAAGCCTCTGGAGAAAGTTCAGGGCCCAGAGGGTTAATCTGCACCCCTGATTATTTGTGTATATGAATGCCTCCTCCCCAGACAAACTGGTAATGATCACCAGCATCACAGAGGTCATGAGGAAGTCAGGGCTTCTAgacacagcctggccaacaggtgcaTGACCCGGGTGAGAATACCAGCACCTGGGAGGCATCCGTTGGTAGGGCTGCTGGTGGTTACATTCCCAGGCCAGTGCAGCCCATCCCAGACATCAGGTAGAGCCAAATCCCAAGAGAACTgaagcctccctccttcctcccaacCTGGGATGCCAGGTCTGAAATGCCCAGTAGGACCTGACTGTCTCAGGAGGGGGTATTTTCTCAGGCCTGATGAAGctgcctcttttcttcttcctgctaGAGCCAGACCTGAGGCTCCCTGGGAACCCAGTGCAATCATCagccccctgccctcctccccataCCCACTGGCTCTGGGGAGTAAGCCATTATCTCAAAGGTCAGGCCGTGCACCAGCCAGACCTCATGAACTCAGGAAGGTGCTTGTCCAGGAGTTCCTGGCTGCTGTGCCCTTCACAGGCAAAGACTGCATTCCTTCCTCAGCTGCCAGTGAGGTGCTGCCAGGCATTCCCTGTAGAACTTTCAGGCCAGTTTATGAACTGGTTGGCACCCGTGTCCTCCTcctggcccaggcaggagaaccATGAGCAGGCAGAAGGAGACTTTGCAAAGTGCCTTCCCCAGCATGTGTGCCCTCTGCCCTTCAGAGCCTGCAGATAGGAGGGGTGGCGAGGACACTGTTCTCAATGAGCAGAACCTCCAAGACACCCAAAGCTGCCTGTTTGCCACCTGGCCCTATGCCTGCCCCATTTTCTCCCTCAAGGCCTTCACCCATGCTAGTGCAGTCACCTGGAATGTCCTTTCCATTACCTCTGCTGTAATGCCCAGCACAGAACTTGATGGCAGGCCTTTGCATGGTAGCCTGAAGCGATCTCACCCTTCTAACTGGGTTTGGCcacaggcacactggctcatgcttACCTGTGCTGCCTGTGGTTATAGTTATGCAAATTGTGGTTTTACATCCCTAAAACAGAAGGGCACGGTGTCCAGGGGATAGCACCCAGCCCAATTTCAGAAAGACTTCAGGCAAGATATCTAACCCTTGTCTTGTTCTGTTTCTTCCAGGGAATTCCAATGCCCACTTTCGGAGGCCTCTTCCCCTACCCCTACACCTACATGGCAGCAGCAGCCGCAGCCGCCTCGGCTTTGCCCGCCACTAGTGCTGCAGCTgccgccgccgcagccgccgGCTCCCTCTCCCGGAGCCCCTTCCTGGGCAGTGCCCGGCCCCGACTGCGTTTCAGCCCCTATCAGATCCCGGTCACCATCCCGCCTAGCACTAGCCTCCTCACCACCGGGCTGGCCTCCGAGGGCTCCAAGGCCGCTGGCGGAAACAGCCGGGAGCCTAGCCCCCTGCCCGAGCTGGCTCTCCGCAAAGTAGGGGCCCCATCCCGCGGTGCCCTGTCGCCCAGTGGTTCGGCCAAGGAGGCGGCCAATGAACTGCAGAGCATCCAGAGACTGGTGAGTGGGCTGGAGAGCCAGCGAGCCCTCTCCCCAGGCCGGGAGTCGCCCAAGTGAGGGGCTGCCCAGCTGCTCCCCTGCCACGCAGGCCACCTGGGCTGCCTGCCCCTGCTGCTTGGGACGTGTACAGCACAGAAtgagtatttatttaaataaaggagaaaagtggGCTGCAGCAGCCGGAATAGAGCCTCGTCTGGCAAGTCGGGGCCTGGGACACTTCCCTGGGCCTCAACAAGGATCAGGCTGCTGGAAACACAGTCACTTGGGAGCTGCTGGGCTAGGTCCAGATCCGCTCCAGCGTCAAGGTGGCATCCGAAGGTGTCTCTGGTCTTCCAGAGAGGTGGGAGAGGCCTCATCCCGGGCCCAGCGGTCCCTGCAGAAGCCAGAAGGTGCAGGGGCCAGGGGTGGGAGCATCAGAGGGAGTCCCAGAGCCCTGGACCTTGGGCCTAGACCGCGTGATAAAACTGGGTTGAGGGATGCTGGAACCAGTTACGACTGAAGTCAGTGTAGACCTGAGCTGGGAGGGAACCTGTTAGTCTCCCCACCTCTTCCCTGAAGAGACAGGCACCCCTCCCAGTCGTGGTCAACGGAGGGAGTGGCACTTCTGCCTTGAGtccccaggggaaaaaaaaaaaagatatttatgaaataaatggtAATTTGTGTAAATAAGCTTTAAGGTTCCCAGAATATGCAAATTGGTATTAATTTATTCAAAGGTGTACATTGCTGTGTACATATATTTAGAGATTAACTCatacatttaaagtttttttcattttacgtGAGCATCTATATTGTACAGGGCTGGGGGGGCCCTTGGCTGCGGGAGAAGGCCCAGAGCCCTGGAGGAGCCACCACCCCGCCGGCCCCTCGACCCCTCGGCCCCTCGGCCCCTCCGCCCGGGTTTGGCTCGCCCGGCCCGCGGGCTCCACCTCAGGTTTTCACTTTTCGCTCCGGAGCGAGAACGAAACGACAAAAACGCGAGAAAACAATAAAACGCTAGAAAGCGAAGTGAACGGCGCTGTGCGCTCTGTGGGTCGCGCGGGGCTGGGGCGCTGCACGCGCGCAAGGAGGGACGAGAGGCGGGGACAAAAGGC is a window encoding:
- the TBX2 gene encoding T-box transcription factor TBX2, which translates into the protein MREPALAASAMAYHPFHAQRPADFPMSAFLAAAQPSFFPALALPPGALAKPLPDPGLAGAAAAAAAAAAAAEAGLHVSALGPHPPAAHLRSLKSLEPEDEVEDDPKVTLEAKELWDQFHKLGTEMVITKSGRRMFPPFKVRVSGLDKKAKYILLMDIVAADDCRYKFHNSRWMVAGKADPEMPKRMYIHPDSPATGEQWMAKPVAFHKLKLTNNISDKHGFTILNSMHKYQPRFHIVRANDILKLPYSTFRTYVFPETDFIAVTAYQNDKITQLKIDNNPFAKGFRDTGNGRREKRKQLTLPSLRLYEEHCKPERDGAESDASSCDPPPAREPPTSPGAAPSPLRLHRARAEEKSCAADSDPEPERLSEERAGAPLGRSPAPDSASPTRLTEPERARERRSPERGKEPAESGGDGPFGLRSLEKERAEARRKDEGRKEAAEGKEQGLAPLVVQTDSASPLGAGHLPGLAFSSHLHGQQFFGPLGAGQPLFLHPGQFTMGPGAFSAMGMGHLLASVAGGGNGGGGGPGTAAGLDAGGLGPAASAASTAAPFPFHLSQHMLASQGIPMPTFGGLFPYPYTYMAAAAAAASALPATSAAAAAAAAAGSLSRSPFLGSARPRLRFSPYQIPVTIPPSTSLLTTGLASEGSKAAGGNSREPSPLPELALRKVGAPSRGALSPSGSAKEAANELQSIQRLVSGLESQRALSPGRESPK